A window of the Acidobacteriota bacterium genome harbors these coding sequences:
- a CDS encoding protein kinase has translation MGKNDERRPDQEQDRSQEATLEAGLKAAFGEVPQGRLVQHMQESLGLDSRILLRDQEEDSSPLTLSAGDSDERQAGRYRLQGEIARGGVGVVLKGRDDDLGRDVAVKMLKKDFQEYPAMLQRFVEEAQIGGQLQHPGILPVFELGRTGRGRLFFSMKLLRGQTLAKLLRERTDLESGRLKVLGIFEQVCQTMAYAHSRGVVHRDLKPSNVMVGPFGEVQVVDWGLAKVLPQGGSAEERHAAAVQAEGPEVETIRSISGDSRSLVGSVMGTPSYMSPEQARGEIEQIDERTDVYALGAILCEILTGQPPLSGKKDQGFRQAFLDFGIDFRQQSAEQIAEIIRQSPIRNQLAHGLDLWLRTGFYLILRGNDRYSLQELRERIPALLQGDPDPLRVRLRRLAFSGRPPVSEMTEIAQADLEEMQPRTLAVLVSNLLMGRDQRLWPSLCQRGLRLYPDDLSLLDTCAAAYRRGGRSAEAVRYYTAALALRPGISGLWRSLAAALSEQGRQEEAVAALQRAADLRPDLARIHYELGQALKESGQEAAAAAAFGRCLQEGRRSPPAGVAPPPWLEECESGAR, from the coding sequence ATGGGCAAGAACGACGAGCGGCGACCCGATCAAGAGCAGGACCGCAGCCAAGAGGCGACTCTGGAAGCCGGTCTCAAAGCCGCCTTCGGAGAGGTTCCCCAAGGACGCCTGGTACAGCACATGCAGGAGAGCCTGGGCCTGGACAGCCGCATCCTGCTACGCGACCAAGAAGAGGACTCCTCTCCCCTCACCCTCTCGGCAGGCGACTCGGATGAACGTCAAGCGGGCCGCTACCGCCTGCAGGGGGAGATCGCCCGGGGCGGCGTGGGTGTGGTGCTGAAGGGACGCGATGACGACCTGGGACGCGACGTGGCCGTCAAAATGCTTAAGAAGGACTTCCAGGAGTATCCGGCCATGTTGCAGCGCTTCGTCGAGGAGGCCCAGATCGGGGGCCAACTGCAGCATCCCGGCATCCTCCCCGTTTTCGAGCTGGGACGCACCGGCCGGGGACGGCTGTTCTTCAGCATGAAGCTGTTGCGGGGACAGACCCTGGCCAAGCTGCTGAGGGAGCGCACTGATCTGGAGAGCGGACGCCTCAAGGTCCTGGGCATTTTCGAGCAGGTCTGCCAGACCATGGCCTACGCCCACTCCAGGGGTGTCGTGCATCGCGATCTCAAGCCTTCCAACGTGATGGTGGGTCCCTTCGGAGAGGTGCAAGTCGTGGATTGGGGACTGGCCAAGGTCCTGCCTCAAGGAGGGTCGGCGGAAGAACGCCATGCCGCCGCCGTTCAAGCGGAGGGCCCCGAGGTCGAGACCATCCGTTCCATTTCCGGCGACTCCCGCTCGCTGGTAGGCTCGGTCATGGGCACCCCTTCCTACATGTCTCCCGAGCAGGCCCGCGGCGAAATAGAGCAGATCGACGAGCGGACCGACGTCTACGCCTTGGGCGCCATCCTCTGCGAGATCCTGACGGGCCAGCCCCCGTTGAGCGGCAAGAAGGATCAAGGCTTCCGCCAGGCCTTCCTCGACTTCGGCATCGACTTCCGGCAGCAGTCGGCTGAACAAATAGCAGAGATCATCCGTCAGTCGCCCATCCGCAATCAACTGGCCCACGGACTCGACTTGTGGCTGCGCACCGGCTTTTATTTGATCTTGCGGGGAAACGACCGCTACAGCCTGCAGGAACTGAGAGAGCGCATCCCCGCCCTCTTGCAGGGCGACCCCGACCCCTTGCGCGTTCGCCTGAGGCGGTTGGCTTTCAGCGGCCGTCCGCCGGTTTCGGAGATGACCGAAATCGCTCAGGCCGACCTTGAAGAAATGCAGCCCCGCACCCTGGCCGTTCTGGTCTCCAATCTCCTCATGGGGCGCGACCAAAGGCTCTGGCCTTCCCTCTGTCAGCGGGGCCTGCGACTCTATCCCGACGACCTGTCGCTGCTCGATACCTGCGCCGCCGCCTACCGCCGTGGCGGACGTTCAGCCGAGGCCGTACGCTATTACACCGCCGCCTTGGCCCTCAGGCCAGGCATCTCCGGACTGTGGAGAAGCCTGGCGGCGGCCCTGAGCGAGCAGGGACGCCAGGAAGAAGCGGTGGCCGCTTTGCAACGCGCCGCCGACCTGCGTCCCGACCTGGCCAGGATTCACTACGAGCTAGGCCAGGCCTTGAAAGAAAGCGGTCAAGAGGCGGCCGCCGCCGCGGCTTTCGGCCGCTGTTTGCAGGAGGGGCGCCGATCGCCCCCGGCCGGGGTGGCTCCTCCCCCCTGGCTTGAGGAGTGCGAGTCCGGCGCGCGCTAA
- a CDS encoding SUMF1/EgtB/PvdO family nonheme iron enzyme, with protein MTAIEPETALIPEGWFLMGSEDGRFNERPVHRVWVDAFRMAIHPVTNREYGRFLKDGGREPPKGWGEERFRQPSQPVVGVTWFEADCYCRWAAETTGRPYRLPTEAEREKAARGGLQGKRYPWGDEEPGWMEVKGKGHTLDQLEDVAQDPPNAYGLHNMGNLVHEWCSDWYDANYYADSPDRNPQGPPTGIRKASRGGSWRHRIKITPCAARTAIPPDRTHLDYSFRVVLTTR; from the coding sequence ATGACAGCCATCGAACCTGAAACGGCGCTCATCCCCGAAGGATGGTTTCTGATGGGAAGCGAAGACGGCCGTTTCAACGAACGGCCCGTCCACCGGGTCTGGGTGGACGCGTTCCGCATGGCCATCCATCCCGTTACCAACCGCGAGTACGGGCGTTTTCTCAAAGACGGCGGGCGCGAGCCTCCCAAAGGATGGGGGGAGGAACGCTTCAGACAACCCTCACAGCCCGTGGTCGGCGTCACCTGGTTCGAAGCCGATTGCTACTGCCGCTGGGCGGCCGAAACCACGGGCCGTCCCTACCGCCTGCCCACCGAAGCGGAACGGGAAAAAGCCGCCCGCGGAGGTCTGCAAGGCAAGCGCTATCCCTGGGGCGATGAAGAACCCGGCTGGATGGAGGTCAAGGGGAAAGGACACACCTTAGACCAGCTTGAAGACGTGGCCCAGGACCCGCCCAACGCCTACGGCCTCCACAACATGGGAAACCTGGTGCACGAGTGGTGCTCAGACTGGTACGACGCCAACTACTACGCCGATTCCCCCGACCGCAATCCGCAAGGCCCCCCGACCGGCATCCGCAAGGCCTCCCGCGGCGGCTCCTGGCGCCACCGCATCAAGATCACCCCCTGCGCCGCCCGCACCGCCATCCCCCCCGACCGCACCCACCTCGACTACAGCTTCCGGGTTGTCCTTACGACACGGTAA